A single window of Kitasatospora sp. HUAS MG31 DNA harbors:
- a CDS encoding MFS transporter — translation MITDDGSVHDPHRAGLRALLRGRDFRRLLTVRILSQLSDGVFQVSLAAYVIFSPERQSSPADIAAVLAVMLLPFSLIGPFAGVLLDRWRRRQVLQLGNLARFGLGLGTAALLLAGAPAWTFFAAALLVTALNRFILAGLSASLPRVVEPEELVTANAISPTLGTVAAAGGGGVGFLVHQLLPPGRQADAVLVTLAALLYLCAALAAQRIDPDRLGPEQHPDRPALRQAVVATWHGLLAGLRHLREDCRPAVLALAAVTLARFCYGVLIVVVLMLSRYTFNSPEDSKGGLATLGQAVALSAVGFFLAAVVSPRATRLLGLSGWLTACLASAAVFVPALGLAFEERAALAAALLLGLVTQGTKICADTLVQTSVEDEYRGRVFAVYDVLFNVSFVAAAGVTALVLPLDGRSTGIVVGVSVVYALGALLYFRAARRP, via the coding sequence GTGATCACCGACGACGGCAGCGTGCACGACCCCCACCGGGCAGGCCTCCGCGCGCTGCTACGCGGGCGGGACTTCCGCCGGCTGCTCACCGTACGGATCCTCTCCCAGCTCTCCGACGGCGTCTTCCAGGTCTCGCTGGCCGCCTACGTGATCTTCTCCCCCGAACGGCAGTCCTCCCCCGCGGACATCGCGGCGGTGCTGGCGGTGATGCTGCTGCCGTTCTCGCTGATCGGCCCGTTCGCCGGGGTGCTGCTGGACCGCTGGCGGCGGCGCCAGGTGCTCCAGCTGGGCAACCTGGCCCGGTTCGGGCTGGGCCTGGGCACCGCCGCCCTGCTGCTCGCCGGGGCGCCCGCCTGGACCTTCTTCGCCGCGGCGCTGCTGGTGACCGCGCTCAACCGGTTCATCCTGGCCGGCCTGTCCGCCTCCCTGCCCCGGGTGGTGGAGCCGGAGGAACTGGTCACCGCCAACGCGATCTCCCCCACCCTGGGCACGGTGGCCGCGGCCGGCGGCGGCGGGGTCGGCTTTCTGGTGCACCAGCTGCTGCCGCCGGGCCGCCAGGCGGACGCCGTCCTGGTCACCCTCGCCGCCCTGCTCTACCTCTGCGCCGCGCTCGCCGCCCAGCGGATCGACCCGGACCGGCTCGGCCCCGAGCAGCACCCCGACCGCCCCGCGCTCCGGCAGGCCGTGGTTGCCACCTGGCACGGGCTGCTGGCCGGCCTGCGGCACCTGCGCGAGGACTGTCGGCCGGCGGTGCTGGCCCTGGCCGCCGTCACCCTGGCCCGGTTCTGCTACGGCGTGCTGATCGTCGTGGTGCTGATGCTCTCCCGGTACACCTTCAACAGCCCCGAGGACAGCAAGGGCGGCCTGGCCACCCTCGGGCAGGCGGTGGCGCTCTCCGCGGTGGGGTTCTTCCTGGCGGCGGTGGTCAGCCCCCGCGCCACCCGGCTGCTCGGCCTGAGCGGCTGGCTCACCGCCTGCCTGGCCTCGGCGGCGGTGTTCGTCCCGGCGCTCGGCCTGGCCTTCGAGGAGCGCGCGGCGCTGGCGGCCGCCCTGCTGCTCGGCCTGGTCACCCAGGGCACCAAGATCTGCGCCGACACGTTGGTCCAGACCTCGGTGGAGGACGAATACCGCGGCCGGGTGTTCGCCGTCTACGACGTCCTGTTCAACGTCTCCTTCGTGGCGGCGGCCGGGGTGACCGCCCTGGTGCTGCCGCTGGACGGGCGGTCCACCGGGATCGTGGTCGGCGTCTCGGTGGTCTACGCGCTGGGCGCGCTGCTCTACTTCCGGGCGGCCCGCCGGCCCTGA
- a CDS encoding CCA tRNA nucleotidyltransferase, translating into MTEAQTRGLQELLRVSPVADEIARRFQAAGHRLALVGGSVRDALLGRLGNDLDFTTDARPQQVLKLVRGWADAVWDVGIAFGTVGARKDTPEGSFLIEITTYRSEAYDRTSRKPEVTYGDTIEQDLVRRDFTVNAMAVDLPGRGFIDPHRGLEDLEERVLRTPATPEESFSDDPLRMMRAARFAAQLDFDPAPEVVAAMTAMAERITIVSAERVQAELNKLLTAAHPVKGLRLLVDTGLADHVLPELPALRLERDEHHRHKDVYEHSLTVLEQAIDLETDGPDLTLRLAALLHDIGKPRTRRFESDGRVSFHHHEIVGAKMTRKRMRELKYSKELTEDVSRLVELHLRFHGYGGGEWTDSAVRRYVTDAGPLLERLHRLTRSDCTTRNKKKAAALARTYDSLEVRITQLKQQEELDAVRPALDGNQIMELLGLRPGPQVGKAYKHLLELRLEHGPMEYDVAVAALREWWAAQPQG; encoded by the coding sequence CTGACCGAGGCGCAGACCAGGGGTCTCCAGGAGCTGCTCCGGGTCTCCCCGGTCGCCGACGAGATCGCCCGCCGCTTCCAGGCGGCCGGCCACCGCCTGGCACTGGTCGGCGGCTCGGTACGGGACGCGCTGCTCGGCCGGCTGGGCAACGACCTCGACTTCACCACCGACGCCCGCCCGCAACAGGTGCTCAAGCTGGTCAGGGGCTGGGCGGACGCGGTCTGGGACGTCGGCATCGCCTTCGGCACCGTCGGCGCGCGCAAGGACACCCCCGAGGGCTCCTTCCTGATCGAGATCACCACCTACCGCAGTGAGGCGTACGACCGGACCTCGCGCAAGCCCGAGGTCACCTACGGCGACACCATCGAGCAGGACCTGGTGCGCCGCGACTTCACCGTCAACGCGATGGCCGTCGACCTCCCCGGTCGGGGCTTCATCGACCCGCACCGCGGCCTGGAGGACCTGGAGGAGCGCGTCCTGCGCACCCCCGCCACCCCCGAGGAGTCCTTCTCCGACGACCCGCTGCGGATGATGCGGGCCGCCCGCTTCGCCGCCCAGCTCGACTTCGACCCGGCGCCCGAGGTGGTCGCGGCGATGACCGCGATGGCCGAGCGGATCACCATCGTCTCCGCCGAGCGGGTGCAGGCCGAGCTGAACAAGCTGCTGACGGCCGCCCACCCGGTGAAGGGCCTGCGGCTGCTGGTGGACACCGGCCTGGCCGACCACGTGCTGCCCGAGCTGCCCGCGCTGCGCCTGGAGCGCGACGAGCACCACCGGCACAAGGACGTCTACGAGCACTCGCTGACCGTCCTGGAGCAGGCGATCGACCTGGAGACCGACGGCCCGGACCTCACCCTGCGACTGGCCGCGCTGCTGCACGACATCGGCAAGCCGCGCACCCGCCGCTTCGAGTCCGACGGCCGGGTCTCGTTCCACCACCACGAGATCGTCGGCGCCAAGATGACCCGCAAGCGGATGCGGGAGCTCAAGTACTCCAAGGAGCTCACCGAGGACGTCTCGCGGCTGGTCGAGCTGCACCTGCGCTTCCACGGCTACGGCGGCGGCGAGTGGACGGACTCCGCGGTCCGCCGGTACGTCACCGACGCCGGCCCGCTGCTGGAGCGGCTGCACCGGCTGACCCGCTCCGACTGCACCACCCGCAACAAGAAGAAGGCCGCCGCGCTGGCCCGCACCTACGACTCGCTGGAGGTGCGGATCACGCAGCTCAAGCAGCAGGAGGAGCTGGACGCCGTCCGCCCCGCGCTGGACGGCAACCAGATCATGGAGCTGCTCGGGCTGCGGCCCGGCCCCCAGGTGGGCAAGGCCTACAAGCACCTGCTGGAACTGCGCCTGGAGCACGGCCCGATGGAGTACGACGTGGCCGTGGCGGCGCTGCGGGAGTGGTGGGCGGCCCAGCCGCAGGGCTGA
- a CDS encoding DUF6049 family protein: MDIRSGLTVGRHAPNGRRRSAAKWAAAVAAAGTVLLTAAPPALAERSGFVTANTDYPATVEIDAVSPAVAGENATVTVTGKVTNAGRSALKSAHVAVRSPNRELSTRSEIGQVAARTSPSSQDGVDLDSPEVELGDLGPGQARDYSIRVSTADLRLKSGGVYELAVDVWGGTADNEREHPLGIARSFLPYNSEPVVKPTQVSVIWPITHAPGLVAQTMPDNDQVSVLRDDSLATELAPGGRLHELVRIGGDLQNLTWVVDPDLLDTVYAMTRPYRVQKPGTGGETAREDNTVPGAGRDAATAWLAQLRTVVARQGDEVVSLPYADPDLASIAHNGSRLPGMDTALRKAVTAGQLTAEGRLSVDVRSDVAWPYLGLLDQATASVAQASGSRVVLVNGASMPESRSMAYTPGAARGIDGQTAVVADTTVSALFQGDLNTPGARSAAEQRFLVETMMITSQEPENQRGLLVMPQRSLTAGTATAIAQSVRAAQTGGWITPVKLDAVAGATADPDANTAVPKDYPRETAGSELTAGALSETMAVQSGLDRLMLILTQPQRVRGPFSAAMVRSMSTGWRDQAAAGAAYRHGVGEYLNNLTSAVRVPAKSVITLPGDNATLLISVKNDLNQAVGNLQLRLTSGQVNRLNVGDPEPVVLDATTSRTFRFPAEAQVNGPVQMTAELWTTGPNAQRYGAPVVFTVEVTSVASGVFYVIGGGVVLMALAGIRFYLQRKKRAAAGEEATDPDAPLAPAEPASDGPAPATADADARSAAQAPAGPASEHPASEPVGAADADPASASGDADRAPGNEKVDH; the protein is encoded by the coding sequence GTGGACATCCGGAGCGGGCTGACCGTTGGCAGGCACGCGCCGAACGGGCGGCGCCGGTCGGCGGCCAAGTGGGCGGCGGCCGTGGCGGCCGCCGGCACCGTGCTGCTCACGGCCGCGCCGCCGGCGCTGGCCGAGCGCTCCGGGTTCGTCACCGCGAACACCGACTACCCCGCCACGGTGGAGATCGACGCCGTCTCCCCCGCCGTGGCCGGCGAGAACGCCACCGTGACGGTCACCGGCAAGGTGACCAACGCGGGCCGGTCCGCGCTGAAGTCCGCGCACGTGGCGGTCCGCTCGCCGAACCGCGAGCTGAGCACCCGCAGCGAGATCGGCCAGGTCGCGGCCCGCACCTCGCCGAGCAGCCAGGACGGCGTGGATCTCGACTCCCCGGAGGTCGAGCTCGGCGACCTCGGCCCGGGCCAGGCCCGCGACTACAGCATCAGGGTGTCCACCGCCGACCTGCGGCTCAAGAGCGGCGGCGTGTACGAGCTCGCCGTGGACGTCTGGGGCGGCACCGCGGACAACGAGCGCGAGCACCCGCTGGGCATCGCCCGCAGCTTCCTGCCGTACAACAGCGAGCCGGTGGTCAAGCCGACCCAGGTCTCGGTGATCTGGCCGATCACCCACGCGCCCGGCCTGGTCGCCCAGACCATGCCGGACAACGACCAGGTGTCGGTGCTGCGCGACGACAGCCTGGCCACCGAGCTGGCCCCCGGCGGCCGGCTGCACGAGCTGGTGCGGATCGGCGGCGATCTGCAGAACCTCACGTGGGTGGTCGACCCCGACCTGCTGGACACGGTCTATGCGATGACCCGCCCGTACCGGGTGCAGAAGCCCGGGACCGGCGGCGAGACGGCCCGCGAGGACAACACCGTGCCGGGCGCCGGCCGGGACGCCGCCACCGCCTGGCTGGCCCAGCTGCGCACCGTGGTGGCCCGGCAGGGCGACGAGGTGGTCTCCCTCCCGTACGCCGACCCGGACCTGGCCTCGATCGCCCACAACGGCTCGCGGCTGCCGGGCATGGACACCGCGCTGCGCAAGGCGGTCACCGCCGGCCAGCTGACCGCCGAGGGCCGGCTGTCGGTGGACGTCCGCTCGGACGTCGCCTGGCCATACCTCGGGCTGCTGGACCAGGCCACCGCCTCGGTGGCCCAGGCCTCCGGCTCCCGGGTGGTGCTGGTCAACGGCGCCTCGATGCCGGAGTCCCGGTCGATGGCGTACACCCCGGGCGCGGCCCGCGGGATCGACGGCCAGACCGCGGTGGTCGCGGACACCACCGTCTCCGCCCTGTTCCAGGGCGACCTCAACACGCCGGGCGCCCGGTCGGCGGCCGAGCAGCGGTTCCTCGTCGAGACCATGATGATCACCAGTCAGGAGCCGGAGAACCAGCGCGGCCTGCTGGTGATGCCGCAGCGCTCGCTCACCGCCGGCACCGCCACGGCGATCGCCCAGTCGGTGCGCGCCGCGCAGACCGGCGGCTGGATCACCCCGGTGAAGCTGGACGCGGTGGCCGGTGCCACGGCGGATCCGGACGCCAACACCGCGGTCCCCAAGGACTATCCGCGCGAGACGGCGGGCTCCGAGCTCACCGCGGGCGCGCTCTCCGAGACCATGGCGGTGCAGAGCGGCCTGGACCGGCTGATGCTGATCCTCACCCAGCCGCAGCGGGTGCGCGGCCCGTTCAGCGCGGCCATGGTCCGCTCGATGTCCACCGGATGGCGCGACCAGGCGGCCGCCGGCGCCGCCTACCGGCACGGGGTCGGCGAGTACCTGAACAACCTGACCTCGGCGGTCAGGGTCCCCGCGAAGAGCGTGATCACGCTGCCGGGCGACAACGCCACCCTGCTGATCAGCGTCAAGAACGACCTCAACCAGGCGGTCGGCAACCTCCAGCTCCGGCTGACCTCCGGCCAGGTGAACCGGCTGAACGTCGGCGACCCCGAGCCGGTCGTGCTGGACGCCACCACCAGCCGCACCTTCCGCTTCCCTGCCGAGGCCCAGGTCAACGGCCCGGTCCAGATGACCGCCGAGCTCTGGACCACCGGACCCAACGCGCAGCGCTACGGCGCCCCGGTGGTCTTCACCGTGGAGGTGACCTCGGTCGCCAGCGGCGTGTTCTACGTGATCGGCGGCGGCGTGGTGCTGATGGCGCTCGCCGGGATCCGGTTCTACCTCCAGCGCAAGAAGCGGGCCGCCGCGGGCGAGGAGGCGACCGACCCGGACGCTCCGCTCGCCCCGGCCGAGCCGGCTTCCGACGGACCCGCCCCGGCCACCGCCGACGCGGACGCCCGGAGCGCCGCCCAGGCCCCTGCCGGGCCGGCGTCCGAGCACCCGGCCTCCGAGCCCGTCGGCGCGGCCGACGCGGACCCCGCGTCCGCGTCGGGTGACGCCGATCGGGCACCCGGGAATGAGAAGGTGGATCACTGA
- a CDS encoding LppU/SCO3897 family protein, with amino-acid sequence MRVWAVTAGAVLCVLVVLFGYLGATGRGDADAQAGDCARLTRNHRQVRLVECTDPRAEYVVLKRTGNGDGRRCTDEPRTVRTHRVRTGRRWHQHGHVLCLGRRKG; translated from the coding sequence ATGCGGGTGTGGGCCGTCACGGCCGGGGCGGTGCTCTGCGTCCTGGTCGTCCTGTTCGGGTACCTCGGCGCGACCGGACGGGGCGACGCCGACGCCCAGGCCGGGGACTGCGCCCGGCTCACCCGGAACCACCGGCAGGTCCGGCTGGTGGAGTGCACCGACCCCCGGGCCGAGTACGTGGTGCTCAAGCGGACCGGGAACGGCGACGGGCGGCGCTGCACCGACGAGCCCCGGACCGTCCGCACCCACCGGGTCCGGACCGGACGGCGCTGGCACCAGCACGGCCACGTCCTCTGTCTGGGCCGCCGGAAGGGCTGA